The nucleotide sequence GGAACATACACGCAGCACAGCTCCTCGTCGCCTGAATAGCTCTGGGAATCAAAATACGGGTATTAGACATATGGGATGCGGAGACCCAACCCAGGAATTATCGAGCGAGCACCAAGGGATGATAACTCCATTGTTGGCAAAATACATTACGAGATCACCCGTAAAAAGAGCAGATTTGAGATATCGACTACATTTCAGCAGAATAATTTTGTCAATGGAGCGACACAAAAGTAATAAACCTATGCTCATGATCATAGCATGAAATAATGTAGAAAATCAAGACACCAAGCATCTGTTTCTATGCAACGGTACCTCTAGGAAGTTTATATTGGGAGCGATATTAATATtgaacaaaaaatcaatttatgcatgaacctcaaaaaaaaaaattataatattattgtttaaatttaaactaCTCTAAggtaaagaaaatcaaaatattgattgcaagaaaataaatttcacatgaaaagataataaaaataattctgcATAGAAAACAAACTGATTGCAGAATTTAATAACAGCAAGGAAAGCAAAGGTCAAGCCAACAATAGTTttccaaacaaattaaaatcataTGACTCCAAATAAGATTTAGGTTGGAAATGAGAACTGAAAAACCAAGCAACAATGCACTAACGGGCATGCCAAAACAGATGATGTTAAAACAGAAAGGATTATTTGCAGACCTGAAGGGCAACAGATGAAGTGATGAATCCAAAGGCATATTCACCAATGCGAGGATGCCTGATGATAGCCACCTCCTTGAAGGCCTGAGTGTTCTGGTCTGCAATAATGTTAAAATAAGATCATCAATCCTCTATCCCTATCAGTTTCAAAAGAAACCATAGAAAAAGTGCCAATAGAAATCATACCTGGAGATATGGCAGCGCTAATCTGTTTTGAGGCACTGTAGATATGACGGACAAACGGCATCCGTTTTATGAACCACTCTCCAAGACTCAAAACTGATGCTCCCAACCATGATGACATGAACACACCGACCATGAAGATGAATGTGATGGAAGTAACAAACCCAAGACCTAAATCAAGATATTGATCAATTGAATGTCAACAAAAAATCTAAATGAATTGCCCTGGAAGACACTGCCAGGTAAAATTGATAAACCAAATCATACCACTTATAATAtgtaaagaaaaggaaattaatatatataaacacgcacatagatattttaaaaatgcatgtggaaaatatggaaaagagcacaaatttaaattaagtgagaaaaatcaataaccaaattgtcctattttaaacataattttaagcAAAGGAAACAATATATTTAAGGAATATGAAACCCTTTTATAACCTTAGAAACATAAGCATTGTGCCACTGTGTCATCCTTGACTAGAGCTGGAATTTCAGGTGCGACAATCAAAACTTAGCCTGACAAACATAAGAACATTGGTTCAAGTCTCTGACTATGTGCATGAAGAGTCTACCCAGATTATGGGGAATCATTCAAAAGACTAGGTGACCATAAGTCAGCTCCAAGGAGATGCATTGTAACAGGGAGTTGTGCAAACTCTTAAGGAGTATATGGCAAATAAAGGTATAACGAGCATGTTGCAAATATTTTAAAGGCTGATCCAGATGGCAGGAAGCTTAGATGTTAAAAAGCCCCTTTTGGCAAAACAGACATAGCAAGTAACAATACACTTCACAATATCAGAAAGCACATCAATTGCCATAATAATGAACTGAAGGAAACATCTCAAATTTGAAGCACATCACTTCAAATTTTCACCTCAATAGGAACATAATATTTCATTCAGGAATATGATATAAAGGGAAATGTTTTCAGTTTCCAATGCATGCAAGGGGGTAAGACAACCAAGGCGACAAGACAACAAGACTAAATAAATTGTCACTTCCTAGATGTTCcccataatattttttttcccttttacctttttttataAGATCTCCTGGTAATGCTACCTCCAAGATGACAATTTTGACATATCATGTTGTACCAACAAAATgcataaatgaaaaagaaaaatatttaggaaCAGCAGGATTGGATATTCTTACCAAAGATATTAATGCCCAGCTGAGCATAAATTGGAGAGAAAAAGCCATCCACAAAATGAATAAACCACCATGTTATATAGAAAGTGACTGCTATTGGAAATAGGATGACACTGCAAAAGGGCAATGGATAAGAACAAATATAACAGCAAGGAGAATGCATAAATCAAAGAGTAAAACATATAATACTTTTTATGTAACAATATCAATCTCATTTGCAACTATATAACAAGATTTGGAAGAATTAATTTGTATATGATTTGAGAAGTAACCTTTTTTATGATATGTCAACTGGTACAAGTTTACTGAACCACAAAACAAGCATATGTCTATCCGAAGCAGggtttagaaaatatttttattggaaaaattatcaatttttgtcGTCGAAATATTGTCTGGGAACTTGTTGTATTACTTtcagtaaattatttataagtTGTACAGCAAGCTCGTGTCACAACATGCTGGCATCTATATGTTAACAATATAGAAGCATGATACTAATTATGCTCCCAAGTGTCAATTGAGCCACAATAGTTCTTCGTTTGGATCGCCTTAAGAACAATTGAATCTTCTTTACTAACATTTTATTCTATTGAATAATGGCTGATAATACTTTTCCTAAGACCATGATAACATAGTGCAAGgttgaaaaaaaataccaatggcaacgaaccagaatttctgaGTAGCATCCTTTGTCCATGCTACCCACATTTGCAGtactattcttttccttttcttatttatctttttcctcAGAATACCCCACCGTGTGCATATTATCAGTGCCATATCAGCAAGTAAAGACAGTTGAGGAAGTTCTCAGCTGCAACTGTCTTATCacatttcctttctctttcatTGTCCAAAAAATGGAAGGCTTAGATTTGAGAGCATGCTTTATAATGATGGTGAAGATGGTGCAGTTTATCAGACATCACTGTGGTTTGGTCTTGTAAATTGTAACTTGAACCAAGCTGCTAAGGTATGATtgctttttaagttttaaccTCAATTGGTAAGGTGTGAATCAAGAGAATTTACATTAGGAGCGGTGCAGCTCCGAAATAGGTCTGGAGAATGAGTATTGAGGTGAGCATGGAGCGACCAGGAGAAGGAGAACCCATCCAAGATTAGGGACAGCTAATAGTTGGCTTCCTTACTGGCAAGATAAAGCAGGAACTATTGCACTGATAGGCCACATATGAGATCTAACCTCTTATCATTCTAATAGCAAGCACATGAGCTTCTAAAGTTGCTATTTTGACAAAGGAAAGAATGCTTCCTACTATTATCCTGCAAGATCAGTATCTACTAGTAACTCTAAACAGTTAGTGAGCTTTCttctataaaaataattagaacCATACAGGCATTCCCTTTCAGGGTCTTCCCTTTTTCTCATTGTTGATCCCAGCAGATATAACCAGTTCAAAAGATCTTAATTCTTAAACTcagaaacaacaacaaaattttCTACCATAAACAATAAAACCTAGGGGCTGGGATCCTTCCTTGCTTTGCCTGTACATGTTTTCAAACAATATTAAACTCCCAATGAGGTAACCTCCGAAAAGGCTAAATGCTTATATTTCTCATACTAGCAATCTCTCCACAGAGAGCGATGCCTAAATATTGTGTGtgtagagggagagagatatgATAATGATAATTCGAAAGCTAAGAACACAAACAAATTTAGTACACAATAGAACAAATAATTAAGATTATGCACTTCAGAGATTCGCCCCTATCTAAAGATAGCAATATGACAGAATATGTTCAGATTCAAATAATGAGATAGAGGGCAAAAAACACTAACCATCCTGTCATAAACTTTTTTGATGCCCAACTCCTGACAACTTTGTAGAAAGTCTACATGGAAACAACATAAGATACATCATTTGTCAGACAATACAAGAGAATACAGACTCGTACAGTACTTAAACAAATACTTTAGtttctaattacaattggattataTTAATGATTTGCAGTGAGCCCTTAATTTTTACTTTAGCAATGAATGAACTAAGTACATGCAAGAAGAGGAGCCTTGGTATAAGCTACTTATAAATAACACTGTTTTGGTGGATGAGATCAAAGAAGGCATATATGCTAAACTCGAGTCATAGAGTGATTCCTTAGAATGCCACAAACTTCAAGTTGAGTAGACCAAAATTTGAATATCTAGAAAGTAAGTTAAGTGTACAAGTGTGGAACAATGTTGTGTGACTTTATGGTCGAGTTATTACAAGAAAATATCACTTCAAATATTTTAGGACAATTGTTTAAAAAGGCAGAGATTATCAAGGATAATACTCATAGAATCAAGGTAGGATGGTTAAATTAGAGAAGCACTATTAGCATtttatatgatattaaaatctttttaaaaccCCCAAAAAAAGTTTTAATAGACGACTATAATACTAGCACTATTGTATACCCGAAATGTTGGCCAATTAAGCATTAATATGTGTAAATATGAGCCTAACTGAGTTGAGTATTTTGTAGTAGATGTACGACCATGAAAAAACAATGGTATAGAAATGGGTTATACATAAGAAAGTTGGCATGActcctattgaaaataaatgcatgaaaaacatttaagATGGTTTGTAATGACCCATGTAAATTGATTGTGTCATTATGATCATGTGCAAATGTGTCTATCCAAGTGAGGGAGGCCCAATAATTGATCTTTTCCCTACGTACAGAAATTGGCAAAGACTATTGACATCATGATAGAAATTGTCATCGGATTGTTCAATGAGTGGCAAGTATATTGGGCATGTCAGCAGAGTATGTGGATATTAGTGATGGTCAAAAGTCCAATTGGTGCTATCCAAGATTTCATGGAATGGTCAGTAGTTTGAAGGGAACTGTTGACAATTTGTTGCTAGAAGGCCCTGAcaatttagtgattttaaggATACATCTGATGGCCTTCAAGAATGATTGATGACACCAAATTGTGATATGTTACAGCTGGAGATTTGGTGAATGCTAATGCTGGAATGTGTTCTGGTTAGCCCATGGAGGATTAAATAATGAGTGAAGCTGGCTATCCAATCGGCTTAGTTAGGACTGTTGGAAAATGCTAAGTGCTGAGAATAAGTAGCTTCATGTAAGGAGCAATAAGGTAATTTTAGGTGCcctttttgataaaaaaaaaaaaagtgtaaatgAGCTAGATATGGTCAAGACATGTGTAATGGTAGAAAAAACAAAACGGGGACAAAAAaggaaagttaaaaaattaagaaaaccaGCTTTTCACCTTGGTTTTCAGCACCCCTTTCAGCTTTTTGACAAAGCTGTGTAGAGGCCTGATTCGTCCAGCTGTTAGCCTCCATGGATGGAGGCCTTGATTGGCTGCAGAAGAGGGCTGGAGAGAAATATGCGCAAGTGTATATGGGATGAAAAATAGCCTGGGGAGTCTGGTCTTTTGGCTGAGGTCAAAACAAATagtaacagaaaaaaaaaaaaaatgtaaaaatgcaGGAAGAACTATAATGTGATTGGCCATTGTTGATAGATATAAGTGAGGGGGTGATTGATAGCTACAATCTTGAGTTAATAGACATTTGTAATTGTGCCGTGTAATTGGACATACTCCTAGAGTCTGTGGTGCGTAGAAAAGAATATATGATAATGTATAACCGCAAGAGCTTGTATTAATGGATTGTTTAATGATAACGTTATGATGAGTAAATTAAGGATATATATGCTAGCTCTATTGCAAGAATATGTTAACCTTATATGGGCCAAACAAAAGAATGTTTAGACTTAAGGTAGCTTGCATAATATGAcgcatatttttaaaatatttattattattatcttagatttaataattataaatcttAAATCCTAGTTATAGTTATAATTAGTTTATGGGagtagttttttaatttattgcaaAGGATTAATAGGATTTGTGTCAAACTAGGAAATTATAGAGacaactcccccccccccccccccccccaaaaaaaaaaaaaaaaaaaaaaaaacaccccaCACGCATACATATTCCATTATTACCTCATATAAAggttaaaagagaaaaaaggaaaattgattCTTactacatacaaaatatatcaAGCTTATTGAAGTCCGTACACAAAAGTATGTCTGTATGTATAATTCTTTTTTTCCGTATTATGTAATgagaatattattaaatttttaaatcttcaAATCAGATGTTCCTGATTGGTTTGACATAAAGTGAAGTGTAGATGAATACAAAGATTATCACATCAGTGctccaaaaccctaaaccacagattacaatatatatgtatatctaggGGGGAATTACCTCGCGGCCGGAGTGGTGAgaggaagaagcagaagaagaggAGGCGTCGCCCTCGCCGTGACGGACGCAGGCGGCGTCGGCGACGGGTAAGAGGAGCTCCCGATCTCGGCTGTCTCTGCTGGGCATCACCATCGAGGGCTTCTTGTCATCGCCCATCCACACGGCCCAGCCCTTCAAATCAATTCGACTCCACGAGATGAAAACGAAGACTCCGACGGTTTTCGCCAATCAATCTCGTAACTTCTTCGTTCAGCTACTGAATCTTAAATTCGAATTAATAAATGACACAAAACCTAAGACAGAAATGAAGGATTGTGAAGAATAACGTTAAACGTTGGGAGGTACAAGACAACGTTGATGAGGGCCTTCCAGGAATGAACGGaacattcaaatatatattataattccTTGGATTGGGGTTTATGTGCTTTTCTATAATATCCCCAAAGGAACTACGTcatgcccttttttttttctccacaatataattaaaatattcctcattcaaaataacaaaataagaagGTAAAACAATGTAACACAATAAAACacattattaaaatatcatttaccTAAGACGATGGTGAAATGATGCAAGACGATAAGGTATGGTAAAACAAGATGATAATATACAAAgagtatttttatcttttataatacCTTCTATAAAAATagatatagtttaaaaatagcATCCTATCTATCCCCAATTtgttaaggaaaatgctattggtacacccattttagtcataataccccttgtatagcccaagatgtacaaaaatagtGTACATATAGCATGATCCATTTGTCAATGAGCTAGCTGTTCGCACTTTTCACAATCCCTGATTTGCCAGCTTTCATCCACCGTATTTTCAGTGAAGCTTAACTGTAATTCAGATGCTTATACTTATTTCGAATAATGTAACTTATACacgttattttgatatttgactTAATATCTATGCATAATAttgatgtattatattataccttatatttatatataatatactattaaaattGAGTGTtccaataacatttttatacTTCTATTACTGCCTGCACCAGTAAAAAGtcttttaaacaaaatttattaattgtagGCACACTTGGCTTCTGTTGACAAAAACAATGGGTTTGCTCACGTGGcatgagttttttttaattatttttacctaaaaaaaatgATGCACAAAAGCCTTATTGTTGAAGGCATATGTATATTATCACATAATAATatgatgatataaaaaaataatgcattcataaataaatattaaaaaatttatttgagatttttttttttttctaacacaAAAAAAGGTGTTTTATGATTAAAAAAGATAAGTAAATTTATAAACCAAAAATAATAGTTGGTGAGTGACAATAATCCTAATTTTAATTTCCTTGGTTGGATAGGAGGAAAGAATGGGTTGTGAAGAGGGAGAGttagttatttttatatgaaatagaagttagagagagagagagagag is from Diospyros lotus cultivar Yz01 chromosome 2, ASM1463336v1, whole genome shotgun sequence and encodes:
- the LOC127796072 gene encoding protein LIKE COV 1-like, translated to MGDDKKPSMVMPSRDSRDRELLLPVADAACVRHGEGDASSSSASSSHHSGRETFYKVVRSWASKKFMTGCVILFPIAVTFYITWWFIHFVDGFFSPIYAQLGINIFGLGFVTSITFIFMVGVFMSSWLGASVLSLGEWFIKRMPFVRHIYSASKQISAAISPDQNTQAFKEVAIIRHPRIGEYAFGFITSSVALQSYSGDEELCCVYVPTNHLYIGDIFLINTKDVIRPNLSVREGIEIVVSGGMSMPQVLSTMDAGVVKSRD